The sequence below is a genomic window from Halomonas halophila.
GGCGACTTCAAGCTGTTCGCCGCGCTGGGCGCCTGGCTGGGCTGGGTCTACCTGCCGCTGGTGCTGATCCTGGCCGCCGGGGCCGGCGCCATCGTCGGCGTGATCGTCCAGTTGGCCGTGCCGCGCCTGCGCGGCGCCCCCATGCCCTTCGGCCCCTGGCTCGCCGCGGCCGGCTGGATCGCGCTGCTGGTCGGTGAGCCGCTGATGGCCCACTACCTGACCCTGATGATGTGATGGGAGATGACAGAGAGATGAGCGACACGACCCTGATCATCGGCGTGACCGGCGGCATCGCGTCCGGCAAGTCCACCGTGGCCCGCGCCTTCGCCGCGCACGACATTCCCTGGGTGGACGCCGACGACGTCGCCCGCGAGGTGGTCGAGCCCGGCGAGCCTGCCCTCGCCGCCATCGCCGAGCGCTTCGGCACGAAAGTGCTGCAGGCGGACGGCCGCCTGGATCGCCGAGCCCTGCGCGAGATCGTGTTCGCCGACGAGGCCGAGCGGCGCTGGCTGGAATCCGTGACGCATCCGCGCATCCGCGAACGCCTGCTCGAACGCCTCGCCGAGTTCCGCGAAAGCCCGGCCCCCTACGCGCTGCTGGTCTCGCCGCTGCTGTTCGAGTCGGGCCAGCACACACTGGTCGACCGGGTGCTGGTCGTCGATGTGCCGGAGACGCTGCAGATCGAACGCACCGCCGCCCGCGATGGCGTCGACGACGCCCAGGCCCGCGCCATCGTGGCCGCCCAGATGCCCCGCGACACGCGCCTGGCCCGCGCCGACGACGTGCTGGACAACGCCACCGACGAGGCCGGCCTGGCCGCCCGGGTGGCCGAGCTGGACCGGCACTATCGAACGCTTTCCGGTTTGCCCCCGGCGCGCTGATTCGTCATCCTTTCCTCGATTGACTGACGCCGAGAGAATCCCTATGAGCCAAGCCGAGTCCGAGCGCCCCCTCGAGGTCGCCTGCCCCCAGTGCCGCACCAAGGTAGCCTGGAGCGAGGACAATCCCTACCGCCCCTTCTGCAGCAAGCGCTGCCGCCTGCTCGACCTGGGCGCCTGGGCCGACGAATCGCATCGCATCGCCGGCGAGCCCGCCATGGACGAGACCGACATCGACGCCCTGCTGGCCCGCGCCGACCGCGACGGCGGCGTCTGAGCCGATGACCACCCCCGCGCCCGAATACCAGCTGCTGGCCCGACTGGAGGCCGCCTTCGATGGCCTGGTCGAGGCCAGCGAGACACTGGTCAACACCTGGCGTCACGAGGGTGGCCAGGCCTGGGCCTTCGGGCGTGAACAGGCCGATGCCGCCTGGCTGCACGAGGCGCTGCTGGACGTCTGGTATCAGGATGGGCAGGACGGACGCAGCACGCGCAGTCATGTCGGCCTGGTGGCCGCCACGCCGGCGGCCATGGAGGCCGCCCGGCGGGTCAACGACACCAAGCAGGCGTTCGCCGACCTGCTGGCCAGGATCCGGGAGGAGGAGCCCTCACTGCTGCCTGAGATCAAGGCGGTGCTGCCCTTTCGCCATCCCGAGCTGCATACCCATCTACGTGGCAGCGGCCTGGCGAGGCTGCATCTCAAGCAGTGCTGGCGAGCCATTCCGCTGGCCCCGGCGCCGGTGGCCAGGGTGCGCTTCGCCTGGTACTCGAGCGGGCGCTCCATCAAGCGACTGAGCGTGCGCGAGGCCGAACAGAAGCTGCTGGCCCTGGATACCGACGCCCCGCACGTGCGCATCCAGCTGCGTCAGCTGGCCGGCATTCCGGACGGCGAGCCCCTGGCCCAGGTGCAGACCCAGGCGCCACTGATGCGGGCCAACCTGTTCTTTCGCGAGCCCCTGGAAGACGGCCATCGGCGACGCGCCATGAACGTGGCACTGCCGCTGTTCGTCCCGGCCGACGACGGGCGTCTGCCGGATCACAACCAGCCCCCCGACCACCCGCCCCAGACGCGCACGCGTGCGCGTCGCCGCGACGAGCGACTGGAACAGGAGCCGCTGCTCCCGAGCCTCAGGGTCTATCGCTACCGCCGCTGACGGCCGCACCGGGTCTCAGGTGAGGCGCCTCAGGCAATACGCCCGAGTGACTGAAGCGTCTGCAGCAGATCGCTGACGCTGTCTTCCTGCTGGGAATAATCCTGCATCAGCTCACGGAGACGGCGCTCGAAGAGCTGCTGGCGGCTCTCCGACGATTCCACCTGCCGTGCATGCGGTGCATCCGTAGAGGAAGGCTCGGCGGGAATATCCGGGGCCGCGCCGGGGGTCTCGAGTTCGCGCAATGCCTCGGCGAAGGCATCATCGAGTTCACGGAACTTGCGTAACTTCTCACGCTCATCCATGGGCTTTTGAAATTTGTGCTGTTTCATTCGCAACCAGTCGGTTCAAGGCCTGGCCAGAGAAGGACGACAACGAGGGCCATGGCCAGGCGAGATACCCAGAGATTATACCCCTCGGCTCTGCGACAAGCACCTGCCTGACGGTTCTCGCCCGCATTATGTGCAGAAACGCTCAATACCCGGAGGCAAACTTGCCTTGGCCCCCCGTTAGGCGGCATAAAACAGTGACTGTGGCCCTACAACGATATCAACTGCCACCGCAGGCAACATTCCGGCACAAGATCTGCTAGCCAAGGATTACTAGCGGCGCACGGGGAACAACGCAGTACGAGGGGAAGGCCATGTGCCAGGACATGATGCGCGCGGAAATATGGCTGCAAGACACGATGGGCAGCCAGAAGGGAATCGAAGAGCTGGCCAGCAAGATGGGCTATTCCTCATCACAGGTCAGGCGCCGGTTCCGACATTATTTCGGACTATCGCCGGGCGCCTATCGCGACCGGTTACGGCTCGAGAAGGCGGCACGCCTGCTGATTCACACTTCCAGCAACATCAATCAGATTGCCGGCGTCTGCGGCTACCGGAATCACTCCGCATTCTCACGCGCCTTTCAGCGCCATTACGAACAGTCTCCGCGTCGGTTTCGCCAGGCGGTGCGCGTCTCGCTCAAGCGCCGGCTGAACGCGACGGAAGACTTTCACTATGACATTCGGGAACAGCCCTCGCAGAAGGCCGTGCTGACACGCCTCTACCGCCCGGACAGGCTTCGCGACGACCTGCGCGACTGGCTGCGTCACACCCCGGGCGCCGAAGCGCTGCCGGCTCGGCTCGACAAGGCTCCCCCCGTGGCCATCTTTCACGACCGACCGCTGGAAGGCGCCCTGCCCCGACTCGACCTGGGCGTGCAGCTGAGCGGCGGAGACGCCAACCTGGCACTACCGCCGGCCTTCCGCACGCTTCATCTGCCGGCTCAGCGCCACGCCTGCGTGCGACTGCAGGACATCGGCCAACTGGACGCCGCCGTGCTCTACATGGCCTGTCGCGGAGTTTCCGGAGAGGGAGAGCCCATCAGTGGCGACGCGCCGCTGCTGCTGCAGGCCGGCCACGGTCTGGAACTTCGCATCCCACTGCTGTGATGCACGCAAAGACGCCGCCCCTTCGGGCGGCGTCTTTACTGAATGCTCTTGCCGTCTGCCGATGTCGCTCGACCGACGATCGTGCTCAATCTTCGGTGCGTACCAGCCAGGACTCGACGGTCTCGGCACCGAACTCGTCCTTCCAGGCTTTCAGGGTCTTCTGATTGCCACCGCGCGTCTCGACGACTTCGCCGGTCTGGGGATGCTTGTAGATCTTCAGCTTGCGCTTGCGACGGGTGCCGGCACTGGGGGCTGCGGCCTTCGGCGCGGCGCCAGGCTTCGGATTCAGCAGCTCGATGACGTCATTGGCGCTCTTGTCGAATTCCTTCATCAGGGCTTCGAGCTTGGTCTTGAATTCCAGCTCGGCCTTGAGGCGCTCGTCATTCTCCAGTCGATCGAGTTCGTCCTGAAGTTGCTTGAGCTGCTGTTCCTTCTGCATGTAGTTGCTGAGCAGTGAGGACATGTAAAAGTTCCTTGTCTAGGGAGGAGTCTCGGGAATGCCTCAACATTATTGCGTCTATCGGCATATAACGCAACGTTTACACAATGCTTAACTCACGCACCGAGGCGTTTAAATATAAAGCGCCAACTCACTCATAAAATGCATTTTATTAACGCTTTTTAATATAGCAGCGATTCAACGCCTGTCATCGGCGGGCTCACAAACGGAAGACGCCCGGCCCCCTCGGACAGGACCACCAAACGAAAAAAGAGGCGCCGCCCTCGCGGGCGACGCCTCCGGTCTTGCCAAGATTCACTGCATGGGCAGAGCCCGGGAATCTCAGTCCTGACCCATCTGCTGCTTGATCAGGTCGCCGATGGTGGTCGGGCCATCCTGGTCGGTTTCCTGCTGTTCGCGCAGCTTGGTCATGTTGCGACGAGTGTCGTCCTGATCCTTGGCCTTGACGGACAGGCTGATCTGACGATTCTTGCGATCGACGCCGACGATGCGGGCCTCGACGCTGTCGCCCTCGTTCAGCACGTTGCGCGCGTCTTCGACGCGGTCGGCGCTGATCTCGGAGGCCTTGAGCACGGCCACGACATCGGTCGCCAGCTCGACGTGAGCTTCCTTGGCATCGACCTCGACCACACGGCCGGTGACGATGGAACCCTTGTCGTTGACGGCCAGGTACTCGGCGACCGGATCGCTGTCCAGTTGCTTGATACCGAGAGAGATGCGCTCACGCTCCGGATCGATGGACAGGATGACGGCTTCGGCCTCGTCGCCCTTCTTGAAGTTGCGAACGGCCTCTTCGCCGGTCTCGGTCCAGGAGATGTCGGACAGGTGAACCAGGCCGTCGATGCCGCCTTCCAGACCGATGAAGATACCGAAGTCGGTGATCGACTTGATGGTACCGGCAACGCGGTCGCCCTTGTTGTACTGGGCGTTGAAGGTTTCCCACGGGTTGGCGGTGCACTGCTTGATACCCAGGGAGATACGACGACGCTCTTCGTCGATATCCAGCACCATGACGTCCACGTCGTCACCGACCTGAACGACCTTGGACGGATGGATGTTCTTGTTGGTCCAGTCCATTTCGGAGACGTGAACCAGACCCTCGACACCCTCTTCCAGCTCGGCGAAGCAGCCGTAGTCGGTGAGGTTGGTGACGGTGGCGTGCACCTTGGTGCCTTCCGGGTAGCGAGCCTTGATGTTGACCCACGGATCCTCGCCCAGCTGCTTCAGGCCCAGGGAGACGCGGTTGCGCTCGCGATCGAACTTCAGCACCTTGACGCTGACTTCGTCGCCCACGGACACGATCTCGCTCGGATGCTTGATGCGCTTCCAGGCCATGTCGGTGATGTGCAGCAGGCCATCGACGCCGCCCAGGTCAACGAAGGCGCCGTAGTCGGTCAGGTTCTTGACGATACCGACGATCTGCTGGCCTTCCTGCAGGGTGGCGAGCAGGGCTTCACGCTCGGCGCTGTTCTCGGCTTCGAGAACGGCACGACGGGAAACGACAACGTTGTTGCGCTTCGGGTCGAGCTTGATGACCTTGAAGTCCAGTTCCTTGTTCTCGAGGTGCGTGGTGTCGCGCACCGGACGCACGTCGACCAGGGAACCCGGCAGGAAGGCGCGGATGGAATCCACGTCGACGGTGAAGCCGCCCTTGACCTTGCCGTTGATCACGCCCTTGACGATCTCTTCCTTCTCGAAGGCCGCTTCCAGAACCTTCCAGGCCTCGGCGCGCTTGGCCTTCTCGCGAGACAGACGGGTCTCGCCGAAGCCGTCTTCCACGGCTTCCAGGGCGACGTGGACTTCGTCGCCGACGGCGATGGTCAGCTCGCCGTTGTCGTCGCGGAACTGGGCCGCGGGGATCTGACCTTCGGACTTCAGGCCGGCATTGACGGTGACCCAGTCACCCTCGATGTCGACGACGGCAGCCGCGACGATGGCGCCCGGCTCCATGTTGATGTCCTGGAGAGACTGTTCAAACAGTTCAGCAAAGCTTTCGCTCATGATGTTCCTACGTGATCAACGTTGT
It includes:
- the coaE gene encoding dephospho-CoA kinase (Dephospho-CoA kinase (CoaE) performs the final step in coenzyme A biosynthesis.) codes for the protein MSDTTLIIGVTGGIASGKSTVARAFAAHDIPWVDADDVAREVVEPGEPALAAIAERFGTKVLQADGRLDRRALREIVFADEAERRWLESVTHPRIRERLLERLAEFRESPAPYALLVSPLLFESGQHTLVDRVLVVDVPETLQIERTAARDGVDDAQARAIVAAQMPRDTRLARADDVLDNATDEAGLAARVAELDRHYRTLSGLPPAR
- the yacG gene encoding DNA gyrase inhibitor YacG, encoding MSQAESERPLEVACPQCRTKVAWSEDNPYRPFCSKRCRLLDLGAWADESHRIAGEPAMDETDIDALLARADRDGGV
- a CDS encoding DNA replication terminus site-binding protein, with amino-acid sequence MTTPAPEYQLLARLEAAFDGLVEASETLVNTWRHEGGQAWAFGREQADAAWLHEALLDVWYQDGQDGRSTRSHVGLVAATPAAMEAARRVNDTKQAFADLLARIREEEPSLLPEIKAVLPFRHPELHTHLRGSGLARLHLKQCWRAIPLAPAPVARVRFAWYSSGRSIKRLSVREAEQKLLALDTDAPHVRIQLRQLAGIPDGEPLAQVQTQAPLMRANLFFREPLEDGHRRRAMNVALPLFVPADDGRLPDHNQPPDHPPQTRTRARRRDERLEQEPLLPSLRVYRYRR
- a CDS encoding helix-turn-helix transcriptional regulator; this translates as MCQDMMRAEIWLQDTMGSQKGIEELASKMGYSSSQVRRRFRHYFGLSPGAYRDRLRLEKAARLLIHTSSNINQIAGVCGYRNHSAFSRAFQRHYEQSPRRFRQAVRVSLKRRLNATEDFHYDIREQPSQKAVLTRLYRPDRLRDDLRDWLRHTPGAEALPARLDKAPPVAIFHDRPLEGALPRLDLGVQLSGGDANLALPPAFRTLHLPAQRHACVRLQDIGQLDAAVLYMACRGVSGEGEPISGDAPLLLQAGHGLELRIPLL
- a CDS encoding histone-like nucleoid-structuring protein, MvaT/MvaU family translates to MSSLLSNYMQKEQQLKQLQDELDRLENDERLKAELEFKTKLEALMKEFDKSANDVIELLNPKPGAAPKAAAPSAGTRRKRKLKIYKHPQTGEVVETRGGNQKTLKAWKDEFGAETVESWLVRTED
- the rpsA gene encoding 30S ribosomal protein S1 yields the protein MSESFAELFEQSLQDINMEPGAIVAAAVVDIEGDWVTVNAGLKSEGQIPAAQFRDDNGELTIAVGDEVHVALEAVEDGFGETRLSREKAKRAEAWKVLEAAFEKEEIVKGVINGKVKGGFTVDVDSIRAFLPGSLVDVRPVRDTTHLENKELDFKVIKLDPKRNNVVVSRRAVLEAENSAEREALLATLQEGQQIVGIVKNLTDYGAFVDLGGVDGLLHITDMAWKRIKHPSEIVSVGDEVSVKVLKFDRERNRVSLGLKQLGEDPWVNIKARYPEGTKVHATVTNLTDYGCFAELEEGVEGLVHVSEMDWTNKNIHPSKVVQVGDDVDVMVLDIDEERRRISLGIKQCTANPWETFNAQYNKGDRVAGTIKSITDFGIFIGLEGGIDGLVHLSDISWTETGEEAVRNFKKGDEAEAVILSIDPERERISLGIKQLDSDPVAEYLAVNDKGSIVTGRVVEVDAKEAHVELATDVVAVLKASEISADRVEDARNVLNEGDSVEARIVGVDRKNRQISLSVKAKDQDDTRRNMTKLREQQETDQDGPTTIGDLIKQQMGQD